ATGGAGATATGGATCTATAACTTTCGTTGTTGTTGTACTTTTTACTAAGCTTACTTCCATTTGTAGGAAATTTTCGTTAAAATATCTGACAGCATCTACTGTTTATCTCTTTGTTGTGAATCAACGCCAGTAAAATTATTAGATGCAATCAGATAGAATTTAACGTCAATATGATTGTTTCTTGCATACCCGACGGGCATTTCCGGTGATTTCCGGTGTTGGAAAACCCCATCTTGCATACCGGGGtcaagatgactctcgtgctgtaaatgacgtatagcTGTGCAAGTTTCGTGCAGTatttttttacgaaataaaaaggataaaaatcatATACCTTGGTAAATCCTCCTTGTATCCCATAATATATTTCTCGACTTCAAAAAACGCTATTTTACGAAAAAACGTTACATTTCGATGCAGATGATAAAATTAGATTGCTTTTGTCTTTGTAACGTCATAACCTACTTCCTGTTCaaggacgtaaagttcccgcgctttgtttataCGCTACTTTAATGTGCTATAAGAAAGTCAGTTGTTAGAGGGTATTGTTATTATTCTGTTCTTGGTTGTTGGTGCAAATGAGAATATCCGGCTCTTGGATGCTGTTTACGCAGTAACTCGGCatagcctcgttaccgcctaaacagtaaTCATTGAGCCAGATAGTCCCATCTGCACATAAAGCCAGTGAAAGAATCCTATATTCTATCACTGACTGTTGGCATGACAGTTGCCTTTTTAGATTTATTTGCATCATCTGACTTCAAACTTTTATGTTTAACACAGCGAAGTCAGTTACTTTTGCTCCTACCTGCCGTTCTAGCCTTACCACGTCTCAAAATGAAGACTAATATTCagcattattttttgtttatttatttcaaaataaaatgaaaatctgtTGACAGTCACACATATCAAAAAGCAATCTACTGATTTAAAGACATCATTGATAGCATTTATGATAAGAACTTTAGCACATGTAGTAAGTagataattcatttttaaaaagtatttcataaatgACATATAGCTAATACTGCTATCTGTGACCACATGTCTCCGTTTTTTCAGACGCATACATTTTTGAGCGTATTTCAAAACTGATTAAAGCATTAATGGCAAAAAatacccaaaacaaaacaaaataaaacaaaacaaaacaacaaagaactctcaacaacaaaaatatctgGGCCAGTCTTCCTATTTCTCGATACATAGGTACTGATCTTGCTAGTATGACCTGAATTCTCTTTTACCGACCGTATACCAATTAGTCAGcgttaaaataattaaaatagagAGTTACAGAGAGTTATATTACATAGTTAAGCAAACCACAGTCAAACCTGTACTAAATGACCACCTCCGAATAAAAGACAACAACAATAAAGCCTTCATTGAAATGTTACCATTTTCTCCTTTCGTTTACCATATATACAATAGAGAGTTGTACCTGTTGAGAACGACCACTTATTTATAAAGACCTTTTTTCTCATTTCCAAAAGGTGGTCTTTATAACAGGTTTGACTGTGCATATAGATGTAAACGTGATAGACCTTACATTAATTATCATATTCcataaaacaaaaaatccataGTCATCATTAACACACATGCACATAGAAAAGAATGACACAGCACGTTAAAATTCCATTATTCAATGCAAGTCCCTTAAACacaaattataaaatcaaaatcacAGAGAATCTTATGAAAAAGCACCAACAGGGACTTTTGTCATAGGAAACATTTTGGAGTCAAAAGTCTAGTCTATACGGTTGTGATTTCACGtgcttgatgaagatccttccTTTCACtggttatatataaaatagacaTTAAAATCAGAAACAAGATATCACAGTCTAGTGGACGGAAACTGTAGTATGAtcactgaaaaaagaaaaagaaatattttaaaatctatcaTCCTCGTATACGGGGAGTCGTGTATGCGTGTAGATCCCCGGGAGCACTGTACGCCAGGGCGTAACGCATAGCACTATATACGATAGGACGTAACGCATAGCACAATATGCTAGGACGTAACGCATAGCACTATACGCTAGGACGTAACGCACAACACTATACGCTAGGACGTAACGCATAGCACTATACTCTAGGACGTAATGCATAGCACTACACGCTAGGACGTAACGCATAGCACTATACGCTAGGACGTAACGCATAGCAATATACGCTAGGACGTAGCATGCTAGGACGTAACGCATAGCACTATACGCTAGGACGTAATGCATAGATCTCCTCCGCAGCCTCAGAATGTGTTAGGAGCTCTTTTCCGTCTAACAGAGTCATTCAAAGCCCTCACAAATACATCTCTTGGCTTTTAAATGAAAGACTATTTCATTCCAATATCCGCAGATGGAATGAAACTAAACTTTTAATCATCGTGAGAAGATTTTTGGAGGAAGATAATCACATATCCCTGTATTAATACAggaacaaatgaataaaataaatacgtTTTTCTTTGAGAATAAtgtaaagttcattcaaatgTTCATACATAGGTATATGTGTCAACTTATCTGATATTGTATATGCGAATTGCTTATTCGTTAGTTTTGAGAATGTGATAAATGCTCAAAATTAAACATATACTTTACCACAATTGTATGCTGACTTCTGGGAAATTATATCGGCGAGACTCTGTCATTCTCCGATTTTGCCACCATAATGGCAAATATAATGAAAAGCACCTGCAAAATATATTCATACAATATCAGAATACCATTATTATAAGGATAAAAAGTTAAGTTTTCAGATAGCACTTAAAGACGAGTTTGTTGTCATATTTAGTTCTTATTCTGCTTCTTTGGAATCCAACATTCCCTGAACATCTGACGATAAATACCGTGTGAATGATATCACAGCACTTGGGTATTCCTACCTtagttattttttatatcttataCTTTTCCTATCTCAATCAGTCTTCACAACTTGTATTCCTGTCCTAGTGATTTTATATAGCTTATAAAGTTATATTTGTTCCTATCTCAAACATTCCTCACAACTTGTAATTCTATATAGCTTATATTTGTTCCTATCTCAAACATTCCTCACAACTTGTATTCCTGTCTCAGTGATTTTATATAGCTTATATTTGTTCCTATCTCAATCATTCCTCACAACTTGTAATTCTATATAGCTTATATTTGTTCCTATCTCAACCATTCCTCACAACTTGTATTCCTGTCTTAGTGATTTTATATAGCTTATATTTGTTACTATGTATATCATTCCACACAACTTGTACTCCCGACTCCAGCATTAATGATTCTATACATCTTATATTTGTTCCTGTATTCTTCGTGTggggaagcaatccagctggcttacggaaaatTGATGGTTCTACCCgtgtgcccgttcgtgatgaaataatgcacggaggggcatctggggtcttcctccaccatcaatgctggcaagtcgccatatgacctctaCATTTGtttgtgcgacgttaaaccaaaccaaacaaacaGATATATTTGTTCCTATCTCAATCATTCCTTACAACTAGTATTCCTGTATCAGTGTATCAGTGattctatacattttatatttgttcCTGGCTCAATCATTTCCCAAAACTTGTATTCCTGCCTAAGTGATTCTATGTGGATTATATTTCTTCCTATATCAAAGATTCCTCGGGACTTGTATTCCTACCATAATTGTTCTGTTAGCTTATTTTATGCTTATGTGTCTTCCTTAATCTTTCCACACGACTTGTATTCCTGCTTTAATGATTTTATACGCCTGACTATCCGCACGCACAACTTGTACATTCCTATCTTAGTGATTCTACATTGTCTTCATAATTCATCATAGCGTATGTTCGCACTTCAGTGATTCCACATGACCTATTGCATCTTAGTGATTCCACATGACCTATTGCACCTTAGCGATTCCACATGACCTATCGCACCTTAGTGATTCCACATGACCTATCGCACTTTAGTGATTCCACATGACCTATTGCACCTTAGTGATTCCACATGACCTATCGCACCTTAGTGATTCCACAAGACCTACCGTACCTTAGTGATTCCACATGACCTATTGCACCTTAGTGATTCCACATGACCTATCGCACCTTAGTGATTCCACAAGACCTACCGTACCTTAGTGATTCCACATGACCTATCGCGCCTTAGTGATTCCGCATAacctatatttattttttcatatatatttctacttcagtgatttcatgaaattatCATTCATAATTTTTTGATTCCACAAAGCAAATATTTCTACCTCAACAACCTACACAAGACTTATATTTATTCCTACATCACTTATTCcacaaaaattatatttctaCCTGAACAATTCCACAGATAACTAGCACCGGAACAGCGATCGCTGTATTACCAAACGATGACTTCCATATTGTCTGATAACAGCCCTGTTGAAAAATATAAATCAGATTTAGAGATTTATAAAAGATTTAGTTCCTTAATGCTTGAAATCATATGTGTTCCAGGCTAGGCATTTTAAAGATTATTGTTTGGTGGGAACATTCATGTGGCTTTAATTTAGTCTTTTCTCAAGGATAATTCTATGAAAAGATCTCATTGTTATTTGACACCTGAGGGGTGTTTAAATTTCTTATTGTTCTGAGAAATAAGATAAGGAGTGTGTCTTCTTGTAGTACAATGTGTAAGGTTATAACAATATCTGCTTTGCTGCTGCGGAGTATACTATGAaactttacatatttacataaaaagtctattaaatttcatctaaaaacaATCACCTGACTGCAGTACAATAGAAATTAATTCATCAATAAAACCAAGAGGCATATACGCATAGAAAACACATGCAGTTTTTACTTGTTCGTCGTACTTTTGTGGTCTATACCTACCGTTTTGTAATTACTTATGTCCTCTGTTAACGTTGCTTTCATAGCACAATTAAACTCAGTTGCAGTTTGCGAAGACGGTAGAGTTTTGCAACAAGCAATAGGCGTTTCCAAGGTTGTTACGCCAGAGATGCCTGGGTTGTTCCACTTAGACTGTGCCGACATGTCAAAATCTTCGTAACTGTCCACACCACAACACTGGAACTGAAATCAACAGTACGCCTGTATATAAATGATTATTCAATGTTTGTACGAAGAGTAAATgtataaatagagaacgataacgaaaacattatcggaaatgTCGATTATGTCTTTCAGGGTTTACTGACAtggtaaatcagggttttctttatattcaatagtacaactattttgttacggataatggtttcactacccgattccccttttctccgtagtaacatttaacatgttattgttacaaataccgtgcgagagTAGTAATAGAATAAAAAGATTGTTGTGTTTGTTTGAGAAAAAGCAATTCAATTTGATTCTAAAAAAGGTGACTGTATCATACATCATGTTTCCTTATATATAGATCGCCAGTCCCTAACTAAGTTGTCAATACTCTCAAGATAAGAAGAGAAATACGaaaattgatttttgttgttATGTAATACAACATTTACTAAATAACTTGTCAGTCATCAAAACTACTGGCCCTCGGACTGACATGACACTCGGtcaatatataatatactttattatatacctatttaaattctgtaaaaaaatcggcttgtatttaacaattaaatatgaacagacagacaaaaattccgtattgtaccttttaaattccgtattgtaccttccgtattgtatgctgccggactattttcattaatatgcatgacctgacaaatttctaaaaatagcgcacataaaaacttcactatgttccatttaatatcgataaacattgaaggtttcgttcaagaacaaaacaagaatcaaaatggacaaggtatataataaaagggtcattataacagtagctagatctgggactttgtattcggctctcgtgtattttgcaaggtcggatcacactctgcgcttgcgcgcctcgtgagatccgatctggcaaaatccactcgagagacgaatactgcatcccagatcaagctgctgttataataaccctattgtatatGGATATCTCCAGCTTGATTTTCCTATATATCGAAAAAGGAAAAAGAAGCAAgcaattttacatgtttttgttgACAAAATATACTTGAAGTGGTACCTGAATCATGATGATGTTCCAACCAAGAGAAAACACTTTTTCGGACTTCAGCCCTTCGTACTCACTCATCTGACTCTTTAGTTGACCCTTGACCtgtattaaattatataaatatagtaCAGAATTTTAACATATAATTCTTTATACACATTGTAATGAAAGTAGATGATGATAGATAAAATCAAAGAGAGTTGGCCTAATTCCGTTTGCTGTCTTCGCCGTCTTAAAGTTCAGTACTTGGTTAAACAATGAAATTCAAAAGTTCTGTTAGACGTGTTTTATGATACCATTTGAATGTATAAGGATGTTCCCTAGAAGCACAGATCACAACCAAGCTATAAAATTGCAGACTGGACTTGAAAGAGTCTGTTCAGGAGAGGTAAACCAATGACAAGTGCAAAACTCCTTCCACCACAATAAAAATACATATGCAATCAACTATGTACATGGTAAAAACAGATATAGATAGTATTTTTACAGTGTAACGGCATTTTAGTACAAACAGATACTGAAGCTTCCTTACATACTTAAGGTTCATTTGCTCTATTTTTCTGAGTAcctcttgaatttcaaaatggccgctatATTTCCCTATTTGTTTGCGCACTAAATGTAAAGTACACTACTTTTTTGTATATGGTAattttgcataaaaacatattGATAGTATTGGGCATATCTTCAAACAGAAATAAGTTAACGGCCTACTAGATCTAACGTatctatggaagcgtcctggtgccagcagagagatttaaatttgtcatacgtacgacttactatctcctacgtaggagttagtatctcctacgtaggacatagtatctcctacgtaggacttagtatctcctacgtagtacttaatatctcctacgtaggagttagtatctcctacgtaggacttagtatctcctacgtaggacttagtatctcctacatagtacttaatatctcctacgtaggacttagtatctcctacgtaggagttagtatctcctacgtaggacatattatctcctacgtaggagttagtatctcctacgtaggagttagtaactCGTACGTATGTCACTGACTAAAAGACTCTCAAGCATGCGCAGTGGAACAATATACTCGTGTGTACTATTATTTAGTAAGGATTATCTGATTATCTGATACCGGtagattacatatttgtaaataattaaacatctccCTTCTTTCGATGTCTCACACAAACTTCGTAAGtatgaattaaagacacatttgaccaagttctgaatttgacagatggagtagtcaataaatttgttttaacagatatttttgaacattttattttgttgttgttgttttttttgttgttgttgttgtttttttttttttgtattttttgggcGACTGTGTAGTTTAGGTATAGTCACACTGCGCTACCCACAAGGTGCACTTCTAGGCATTGCTCCAGGCATGGGCAGACATCAGGTTACAACCgccgacattccataagccaaCCGGGCAGTTTATGAGCATGaagaattgaaacatgtcatgtgaggtttcgaacctttaccattcggctatggaggcctctcttgaaattatgtagagagttcaaaagtatgattaaagtatatcatgaaagttactaaatataatgaccgccagttattgttttgaccgattgtgtgatttgattaataaactttctctcaataaaggcactgacctacaaattttggctaaaaatggtctttctttaaaattgaagttcggtcatacatactatggacattaaaattcgagtttttgtttctaaactgtccTTAATCTACTCAATCAAGGAGAAAAGATGCCagagccgggaatcgaacccgggccgccacggcaatgaaaattttccagctgtctttaacaatatacaccacggagaaatatgtatacaatgacccttgaatgtagatatttaataattaggcagtttacctcagtaaaacgttataaacgcttttcaatttccagTGTAAAAGATAGTTAAGACAActagttctcatgtgtttcaataacatataatctgtcagtaattaattcaaagctttcttaagcggtattagcattaatttcttaatactggtacctaaaatttctcttttttctgtTGTCGTATGATCTCAAGGACAGTACCTTTAATAATCAATATCTTTTAGGCGTTATcatcatttgagctgcgccatgagaaaaccaacatagtggctttgcgaccagcatggatccagaccagcctgagcatccgcgcagtctggtcaggatccatgctgttcgcttttaaagcctattgcaattagagagaccattagtgaacagcatggatcctgaccagactgcggatgcacaggctggtctggatccatgctggtcgcaaagccactttgttggttttctcatggcacggctcaattttatttttctacattcaggtcaagcattaactagttacaggaaattactgtaactgcatctaaagcatgatttaacatgataataaactattgatacttttttgtttcaaacactcatttctactttattttacttttttgtttcaaacactcatttctactttatttgcatattaaagatgatacatttatgaagtttattaagGTATAAAGTTCATTAACACCTCTCCCATTCATCTGGTAATAAAAGGTACTCATTGGCAAGCACTTCATTATACAGACTGTGAAGGTCATAAAAGATATTCTATGATCCAGGGCACTGGAGTCAATcaagggttatgttacatcatgaacacaAATGAGATGGTGCTTATTATAACTGGGATGAAAACTGCCTAgctcagatcgcatttgtccagtcgttagagtcagaggtaagaggtattgattttttttttcagaaagtggtatcagagaggaaagtgcattacatttaatgactctaacgactgatgccagtctatagtgttccgaaaaactaatgtcaaatcaacttgtggtccgacggttttgctttctttaacatggtgtgtgtatcttctagatattgtatatgttgtgaaaaagaggaagaatagaacagtatttaaataaagtgaagcattttttgacagtaaaatcttttaattaccgGATATCACGGCGAATTTGTAggtttcagtcattaaatctggttagcctttgttttgttaagtgtatgcctagagagaagaaattaaggacgggtaacttggtaaacatgacttattcccctttatcgctcttcacagtagaggctatttttttaatgtaagagctaatttcatgcgaaataacatttacaattttgtttgatcagagtgactagataaaagaataaCTGACTATAGTCTATAGTTGAAACTAACTGaatgttatagaacattgataatcgTGTCATGCAgtcaggtctatataaattcattctttgttattggttagaaacagtggttaagagataatttcactgattgcaatgaaaagccccttctcgagacaacacataaaatacaagaatataaatagtttagaaatgccatttatcagcacgcaattaaaaagtcaaccagcaatgttcaattaacaaatgTACCGGAAACGCGACTAGGACCACAGAACGCTGCAGCGCCCGAAAATAGGAACCCTTACgtatgagttactaagtcctacgtaggagatactatgtcctacgtaggagatactaactcctacgtaggagatactatgtcctacgtaggagatactaactccaacgtagtacttaatatctcctacgtaggagatactaagtcctacgtaggagatactatgtcctacgtaggagatactaactcctacgtaggagatactatgtcctacgtaggagatattaagtactacgtaggagatactaagtcctacgtagtacttaatatctcctacgtaggagatactatgtcctacgtaggagatactatgtcctacgtaggagatactaagtcctacgtaggagatattaactcctacgtagtacttaatatctcctacgtaggagatactaagttctacgtaggagatactatgtcctacgtaggagatactaagtcctacgtaggagatactaactcctacgtaggagatagtaagtcgtacgtaagacaaatttaaatctctctgctggcaccaggacgcttccatacgTATCAATGTTAATATCAAGGTAAAAAGgtcaacatgtaaataaaacgCTTTTTCCAGAAACAGTCATTGATACTTTTGTTAATGATCTTTTAAACGGTATGATATTTGCTATCTGAATACTATTTATAAAAGTgtgagggcctccgtggccgagtggttaaggtcgctgacttcaaatcacttgcccctcaccgatgtgggttcgtgcCCCACTCTGGACGTcgaattgttcatgtgaggaagccatccagctggcttaaggaaggtcggtggttctaaccaggtgaaAAAATTACTTACAAGGCCGCCCGCTACACTGAAACATAAAGAGTCCTGGAATATCTTTACAGGTACATCGGTTTTGACAGTGTTGAAATAATGCCActaaatatatgcaaatatttccaccactataaaacaacaaaaaaataacaaaagagtATCATACCATATCTGGTTTGCCGTAGAGCAACCCGATACCGACAGCCTCCACCACAACAAACACGATGATGACGATAGCGTACTgtaaacattttaatcaaatcaaaACACGTCAAGTACATATTTTGAGTACTATGATATCTTAGTGTTGGGGCTGttctatttataagaaaatacaATGATTTTGTGAGTAATACTGATAttatgtaattactatttatttcattacaaGTATTTTAATGTTACGTTTACGCTATACAAAGGTGTATGAAACCGCTCGAATATGCATGAACTTACAAGCCAGAGCATAAAACGGACTTTGCAGCACGCGCCACAACATCCTAGGAAAGATATGCCGACCAGAACCAAACCTCCAATAATCAGGCCTATCGCCAGGCTCATCACAACCTATAGGGGGgaacaaaaaatgtaatatagCAATGCATCTAATCAAACAAAATCGATCGGATCGATCGTGTTACATGTATCATATTATCACTGTGCTTGgtacaatataatataaatgacATGACATaacatgacatgacatgacacACAATTGCACAATAATAGCAATAACATTCTACAAAGTTTTCTAACAAGAAAAATTATGATAGTGTTATATAAATCTTAATGCTATTAAAGTacttattaaaacatataaatatatgcgGAATAAACATTTCTGACAAATTGCTAAGAATGTATTAACTATCACGTTGTAAAATTTCTCTCCATATGCGGACTCAATGTTGTAAGGATTTCTGGTATTTTTGGGACAACGAGCCTGTTTAATCATATATATAATCCATGTAGTAGAGTTACGCTAAAGTTGGTGCTGGGGGTAGGCGGGGCGTTAGGGGTGTTGCATCGTTTCACTACCTCTCATATATATAGACTCAGTCAAACACactttgttatcattttgtttggttgtattctatgTCTTATAATTTTCATTACGTACTTATATGTAATAACATATACGAGTAAGCtatttgctataaattatataGGGATCTCTTATTGGTAGGGTGCCTTCGGCCAAGAAAATCCACTATTTCTGAGGTAACCTGGACCCAGTTTTTaacaaggcatgttatatacCGAAATGTTCGTAAATGTTTGTAGATTCTGAAAgtgccggcataaattggcataaatggtggTGAGCTGAGAAATCCAGGGTGGCCGTCATAAAATGAgaaaagtgatttttttaaaaaaattaaggttTTCTTTATTCACTTTTGATGATATAAACTGCTGGTATGcattgttttgtagaattattgtAACACACCTTTcatgaattgtaaaacatttaaattgttacatttaaaaataaaaatatgtcaaaaggtAAAGTTCCtgctaaaatacaaattttacccaTTCATTATCACttatttgtagttttgaaaattagaacttaaaaatccttttgaaagaattcaaagaatgGCACAAAAAGATTATCTGATATAttgatgttttacagtaaaactgttgtaaaaGGTACTTGTACTAATGTGACTTTATATGCGCATTTCAAGCAggtaaacagaaaaaatatttgaagaagttgaaaaatattgaTACATGTATCTAATTTACTTCCTCAAGTTATGcaggtatgaaaaacaaatgttgtggTCAGTTTCTAGTTCTATTTCATGTTTTGTATCCCCGCAAAGATAGGGATTTTTTTATCCATTATGAGGTCAGAACATCAGAATAGCTACATATTTGGTTCATTTAtggtatttgttttaaattctgtatattaGTACATTTATTGTGTTATTCGAAAAGGGAAAGTTAGTTTCTTATTtgtgataaataataagtaatggACTGTAAGTTATAGATTctacaataaaaacaaacttgtCGAAATAAGGACTTTTTCACATTATTATAGATCTGTATGGAAAAGTAACTCCGTACTACTATCACATTATTATAGATCTGTTATAGATCTGTACGGAAAAGTAACTCCGTACTACTATCACATTGTTATAGATCTGTACGGAAAGTAACTCCGTACTACTATCACATTGTTATAGATCTGTACGGAAAGTAACTCCGTACTACTATCACATTGTTATAGATCTGTACGGAAAATGACTCCGTACTATTTAACTGTGACTAGTGATACCGTTTTCTTATTGTAATATAGTTGTACTTTACATGTACGCTAATGCAGTTAAATGTCCAAATGAAAACCCATTAACGGTCGTTTATACTAATTCCACAGACACTTGgtgttcggacctccacacaccccattctcctacgcccccggttaagtttagccaatatattttagcattttaccatgtattgagcataggtgacgatcataaaacgcattttgtaacatttcagcgtgtttttaaaaatgcatttttaccatcaatgctctcaatactagaagatatgcaacttctcacgaacaatgggaacacttgcttgcgctggaccctcgctttgtgtagtgcatgtcataaaccgggaaccaaaattgttactctaacggctatgttaaaccagatcatcactttttttgtaaacaaacctcgtgtaacacgtggtGAAGCGATAACCCGGTATAATGCgtcgaaacggtatcaattttcacaccctggtaccggcgctcccaagtacaggtggcacacatacagcgctcgataagcaa
The Mercenaria mercenaria strain notata chromosome 10, MADL_Memer_1, whole genome shotgun sequence genome window above contains:
- the LOC123559365 gene encoding tetraspanin-18-like translates to MSSCWDGLARLLLVLINIVFLLIGLAITVCGFILRYAKALYEPFLETGMNQLQKVLTETNLASFKVTDIDIGEVVMSLAIGLIIGGLVLVGISFLGCCGACCKVRFMLWLYAIVIIVFVVVEAVGIGLLYGKPDMVKGQLKSQMSEYEGLKSEKVFSLGWNIIMIQFQCCGVDSYEDFDMSAQSKWNNPGISGVTTLETPIACCKTLPSSQTATEFNCAMKATLTEDISNYKTGCYQTIWKSSFGNTAIAVPVLVICGIVQVLFIIFAIMVAKSENDRVSPI